In one window of Chryseobacterium sp. JV274 DNA:
- the speB gene encoding agmatinase, translated as MKTYAGIPEENATLENSKVMLVTVPYDGTSTWGKGADKGPELFLDASENMELYDIETQTEPYLQGVYLAGEISENSSPEAMTEAVYQKTKELLNNDGKLFTLFGGEHSVSIGSIRAVGEKYDNLTVLQFDAHTDLRPEFHGSTSNHACAVFEANQKHNLVQVGIRSMDVEEVEYLPEGRVFFAHEIANNENWINDVLEQVSGNVYITIDLDAFDPSIAPSTGTPEPGGLQWYPTLELLRKVFEKCNVVAFDIVELMDSPMAKPTAFLSAKLYYKMLAYYNIYNNN; from the coding sequence ATGAAAACATACGCAGGAATTCCCGAGGAAAACGCAACGCTAGAGAATTCGAAAGTAATGTTGGTAACTGTTCCTTATGATGGAACTTCAACATGGGGAAAAGGAGCTGATAAAGGCCCTGAATTATTCTTAGATGCTTCTGAAAACATGGAGCTTTATGATATTGAAACCCAAACAGAACCTTATCTTCAGGGAGTATACCTGGCAGGAGAAATTTCTGAAAACTCCAGTCCGGAAGCAATGACAGAAGCTGTTTACCAGAAAACAAAAGAACTTTTGAACAATGACGGTAAGTTATTTACTCTTTTTGGTGGGGAGCACTCTGTTTCTATCGGTTCTATCCGTGCAGTAGGAGAGAAATATGACAATCTTACTGTTCTTCAGTTTGATGCTCATACAGATTTACGTCCTGAATTCCACGGTTCTACTTCCAATCACGCTTGTGCTGTTTTTGAAGCAAATCAGAAGCATAACTTAGTACAGGTGGGAATCCGTTCTATGGATGTTGAAGAAGTTGAATATTTACCGGAAGGAAGAGTATTCTTTGCTCACGAAATCGCGAACAACGAAAACTGGATCAATGATGTATTGGAACAAGTATCAGGAAACGTTTATATCACAATTGATTTAGATGCTTTTGATCCTTCTATTGCTCCTTCTACAGGAACTCCTGAACCAGGTGGATTACAATGGTATCCAACACTGGAGTTATTGAGAAAAGTATTTGAAAAATGTAACGTAGTGGCATTTGATATTGTGGAATTAATGGATTCTCCAATGGCTAAGCCAACCGCTTTCTTATCGGCGAAGCTATATTACAAAATGCTTGCTTATTACAATATTTATAACAACAACTAA
- a CDS encoding TonB-dependent receptor, with the protein MKKTLLLLTLMFTVIILHAQKLHIDGKISDSEKKAIENATVYLLKEKDSSIVNYTATNKEGKFSLKIDDVKEPSILKIDADKLSSYSKKFDKIDQPLSLGDIQLEKQSIVNNIDEVKITASPVKIKKDTIEFSAAAIKVRPDSKIEELLKQIPGVDISNEGKITVNGKEVDQIMINGKPFFDKDGKIALQNLPADIIKNIQFTTTKTKEEELSGQAAKSQNTTINFNIDEKKNKGLLTRLTVGYGSDKRYEASGLASYFKGDTKVSILASSNNINSQGFSRDEVFDSMGNGRNAWMMQGGSVSTVGNVTYYNQGGSTRGIQRSTTIGLNYSDKMGKDADLDSFSLMHSDSNTETRSKVSRSTLLPNYTLQTNSESNGENESKQYSFDTSVKIKLDSMTSVYFSPRFTKNSSFNFNNSQSSTLKNGSLLNESNSYSSNDSESNSFNPYIYFSRKFKKKGRVLSANMNSSISESKRDNLSQSQNTFYDQNGITKDNRDQLAKNKNQNSSFNFSTGYSEPVSDSSSVNFKIKYEARSARDLRNVNDFDNVTGDYTKFNQLLSNNMKQRINQISPELSYQINKNKLNFWASVNLDISDMKVNSIYNGQQYDLQKNFVLPEYNLNLYYQLGEGKILSIYNYSNFNIPTAEQLTPYKDESNPLITYQGNPNLKNTWINNLYLYFNNYNKVKNLSYYFNIGFTYRNNDIINFSTYDNAGKQIVTYDNVSGNKSINAGGGFSKTLKWKNDKLTINPTFNMNYAYNNGFIDGQSFTSNSYNLNPGLNLVYEIKDKMTIKPSYRLGYSFSNYTNYNLKSINTANQSLKLELTNYLLKGNFVFGNDFEYNTNSNIAPGFKKDFYFWNTSLGYSFYKKQFTAKVKIYDVLNQNQSVRRTITDSYFEDREDLILKRYIMFSISMKLNKFAGKKMQ; encoded by the coding sequence ATGAAGAAAACTCTGCTGCTATTGACTTTGATGTTCACAGTCATTATTCTGCACGCCCAAAAATTACACATCGATGGAAAAATATCCGATTCTGAAAAGAAAGCGATAGAAAATGCCACCGTTTATCTTTTGAAAGAAAAAGATTCATCCATTGTCAACTATACAGCAACCAATAAAGAAGGTAAATTTTCTCTGAAGATAGACGATGTAAAAGAACCTTCCATTCTTAAAATTGATGCTGATAAATTGTCGTCCTATTCAAAAAAATTTGATAAAATAGATCAACCCCTATCCTTAGGAGATATTCAGCTTGAAAAACAAAGTATTGTCAATAATATTGATGAGGTAAAAATCACTGCATCACCGGTAAAAATTAAAAAGGATACCATTGAATTCAGTGCAGCGGCAATCAAAGTACGGCCTGACAGTAAAATAGAGGAACTTCTGAAGCAGATTCCCGGAGTAGACATCAGCAATGAAGGAAAAATTACAGTCAACGGGAAAGAAGTGGATCAGATCATGATCAACGGCAAACCTTTCTTCGATAAAGACGGCAAAATTGCCCTGCAGAATTTACCTGCAGATATCATCAAGAACATTCAGTTTACAACAACCAAGACAAAGGAAGAAGAACTGAGCGGGCAAGCAGCCAAATCTCAGAACACTACTATCAACTTTAATATTGATGAAAAAAAGAATAAAGGGTTGCTGACAAGACTTACGGTCGGATACGGGTCAGACAAGCGGTATGAAGCAAGCGGACTGGCCAGTTATTTTAAAGGAGACACAAAAGTAAGTATTCTTGCATCATCCAATAATATCAATTCACAAGGGTTTTCCAGGGATGAAGTTTTTGACAGTATGGGGAACGGGCGGAATGCCTGGATGATGCAGGGCGGATCAGTCTCAACGGTAGGAAATGTGACGTATTATAATCAGGGAGGCAGTACAAGAGGAATTCAGCGGTCTACCACCATAGGATTGAATTACAGTGATAAAATGGGGAAAGATGCTGATCTGGATTCTTTCAGTCTGATGCATTCAGATTCTAATACGGAGACAAGATCCAAGGTTTCCAGATCTACTCTTCTACCCAATTATACGCTTCAGACCAATTCTGAAAGTAATGGAGAAAATGAATCTAAGCAATACAGTTTTGATACTTCAGTCAAAATCAAGCTGGATTCTATGACAAGTGTTTATTTTTCACCGAGATTTACTAAAAACAGCAGTTTTAATTTCAATAATTCACAATCATCTACTTTGAAGAATGGCAGCCTTCTGAATGAAAGCAACTCCTATTCAAGTAATGATTCGGAAAGCAATTCATTTAATCCTTACATCTATTTTTCCAGAAAATTCAAGAAAAAAGGACGTGTGCTTTCAGCCAATATGAACAGTTCTATTTCTGAGTCTAAAAGGGATAACCTAAGCCAATCCCAGAACACATTTTATGACCAAAACGGGATAACAAAAGATAATCGTGACCAGTTAGCCAAAAATAAAAATCAGAACAGCTCATTCAATTTCAGTACAGGATATTCAGAACCCGTTTCCGATTCGTCCAGTGTAAATTTTAAAATAAAATATGAAGCGAGATCAGCGAGGGATTTAAGGAATGTAAACGATTTTGATAATGTAACCGGAGATTACACTAAATTCAACCAGCTTTTATCGAATAATATGAAGCAGAGAATCAATCAGATTTCTCCTGAATTGAGCTATCAAATCAATAAAAATAAACTCAACTTCTGGGCTTCGGTGAACCTTGACATTTCAGATATGAAGGTAAACTCTATCTACAACGGACAGCAATATGACCTGCAGAAAAATTTCGTGTTGCCCGAATATAATCTCAACCTTTACTATCAGCTTGGGGAAGGTAAAATCTTAAGTATCTATAATTACTCTAACTTCAACATTCCGACTGCAGAACAGCTGACTCCTTATAAAGATGAATCCAATCCTTTGATTACCTATCAAGGAAACCCCAATTTGAAAAATACCTGGATCAACAATCTTTATCTGTATTTCAATAATTATAATAAAGTAAAAAACCTCAGTTACTATTTCAATATTGGCTTTACGTACAGGAATAATGACATCATCAATTTTTCTACTTATGATAATGCAGGAAAACAGATCGTTACTTATGACAATGTAAGTGGAAATAAAAGCATTAACGCCGGCGGGGGCTTTAGTAAAACCCTGAAATGGAAAAATGACAAACTGACCATTAACCCAACATTCAACATGAATTATGCTTACAATAATGGTTTTATCGACGGACAATCTTTCACCAGCAATTCATACAATCTCAATCCTGGTCTTAATCTTGTGTATGAGATCAAAGATAAAATGACGATCAAACCTTCTTACCGACTTGGATACAGCTTCTCAAATTATACCAATTATAATTTAAAAAGTATAAATACGGCCAATCAGTCATTAAAACTGGAACTTACCAATTATCTGCTGAAAGGCAATTTCGTATTTGGAAACGATTTTGAATATAATACCAACTCAAATATTGCTCCCGGCTTTAAAAAGGATTTCTACTTCTGGAATACCAGTCTGGGTTATTCATTCTACAAAAAACAGTTTACAGCAAAAGTGAAGATTTATGATGTTTTAAATCAAAATCAAAGTGTGAGAAGAACCATCACAGATTCTTATTTTGAAGACCGTGAAGATCTGATTTTGAAACGATATATCATGTTCTCTATCAGCATGAAGCTGAATAAGTTTGCCGGTAAAAAAATGCAATAA
- a CDS encoding CocE/NonD family hydrolase, with amino-acid sequence MKIHISVLCILFFILGKAQKTEQKDTFVKDNFTKREFYIPMRDGVKLFTAVYIPKDISNKNKYPFLMQRTCYSIAPYGESEYKTKVGPNTYLMKDKYIFVYQDVRGRYMSEGTFTNMTPQVERKTKKDVDESTDTYDTIEWLLKNIKDNNGKAGQFGTSYPGFYTAVGTLSQHPALVASSPQAPISDFWNDDFLHNGRFMLGYFRTFPVFGVQKTQPEKQAWYMDSFIKQTSEDGLKFYRDMGTLKEGYEKYYKNNFFMTEIMNHPNYDEFWQKRGLLPHLKNINHAVMTVGGWFDAEDLSGPLNIYKTIEKTSPKAKNTIVMGPFSHGGWSQEQGKHFHSETYFGDSIATYYQKNIETRFFNHYLKGNTKEDAGLPEALMYDTGAKEWKEFASYPPKNAQKVNFYLADNTLKKTSGQGYSEYYSDPNNPVVSSDHLKDFNGFTPKNYMSEDQRFAVGRPDVLTFTTDVLTEDMAFAGEIMAKLNIASSSTDADFAVKLIDVYPEDFKPTEKKDGVIYGNYHQMVRSEIMPARFRNTKEKGEALVPNQKTAVNFRLQDVVHTFKKGHKIQIQISSTWFPLFAINPQKFMDNPNFATKEDYTKAFIKVYDDSSIEAEVLK; translated from the coding sequence ATGAAAATCCATATTTCAGTATTATGTATTCTTTTTTTCATTCTTGGAAAAGCTCAGAAGACGGAACAGAAAGATACTTTCGTTAAAGACAATTTCACCAAGAGAGAATTTTATATTCCGATGCGTGATGGAGTAAAGCTTTTTACAGCTGTATATATCCCGAAAGATATATCAAACAAGAACAAATATCCGTTTCTGATGCAGAGAACCTGCTACAGCATTGCACCTTATGGAGAGAGTGAATATAAAACAAAGGTAGGTCCCAACACTTACCTTATGAAAGACAAGTATATCTTTGTATACCAGGATGTGCGCGGAAGATATATGAGTGAAGGTACTTTTACCAATATGACTCCACAAGTAGAGCGTAAAACCAAAAAAGATGTAGATGAAAGTACAGATACTTATGATACCATTGAATGGCTTTTGAAAAACATCAAGGACAACAATGGTAAAGCAGGTCAGTTCGGAACATCTTATCCTGGATTTTATACTGCTGTAGGAACGTTGTCACAACACCCGGCTTTGGTAGCTTCTTCACCGCAGGCTCCTATCTCTGATTTCTGGAATGACGATTTCCTTCACAACGGAAGATTTATGTTAGGCTATTTCAGAACTTTCCCTGTTTTTGGAGTTCAGAAAACACAACCTGAAAAACAGGCCTGGTATATGGATTCTTTCATCAAACAGACTTCCGAAGACGGATTAAAATTCTACAGAGACATGGGCACCCTGAAAGAGGGCTATGAGAAATATTATAAGAATAATTTCTTCATGACAGAAATTATGAATCATCCCAACTACGATGAGTTCTGGCAAAAAAGAGGTCTTCTTCCTCACCTGAAGAATATCAATCACGCTGTAATGACTGTTGGAGGATGGTTTGATGCAGAAGATCTTTCAGGTCCTTTGAATATTTATAAAACCATTGAAAAAACAAGTCCTAAAGCTAAAAATACAATTGTAATGGGACCTTTTTCTCATGGTGGATGGTCTCAGGAACAGGGTAAACATTTCCACAGCGAAACGTATTTTGGAGACAGTATTGCAACCTATTACCAGAAAAATATTGAAACCAGATTCTTCAATCATTATCTGAAAGGCAATACAAAAGAAGATGCCGGACTTCCTGAAGCGCTGATGTATGATACCGGAGCTAAAGAATGGAAAGAATTTGCTTCTTATCCTCCTAAAAATGCTCAGAAAGTTAATTTCTATTTAGCTGACAACACCTTGAAAAAAACTTCGGGACAAGGATATTCTGAATATTACAGCGATCCTAATAATCCTGTTGTAAGCTCAGATCACCTGAAAGATTTCAATGGCTTCACTCCGAAAAATTATATGTCGGAAGATCAGAGATTTGCAGTAGGAAGACCTGATGTACTGACGTTCACAACAGATGTTCTGACTGAAGATATGGCATTTGCCGGAGAAATTATGGCCAAACTGAATATTGCATCCTCTTCTACAGATGCCGATTTTGCAGTAAAGCTTATTGATGTATATCCTGAAGATTTCAAACCGACAGAAAAGAAAGACGGTGTTATCTATGGCAATTATCATCAGATGGTAAGAAGTGAAATAATGCCTGCCAGATTCAGAAATACAAAAGAAAAAGGAGAAGCATTGGTTCCTAATCAGAAAACAGCTGTTAATTTCAGACTTCAGGATGTAGTTCACACCTTCAAAAAAGGACATAAAATTCAGATTCAGATCAGCAGTACATGGTTCCCACTTTTTGCTATCAACCCACAAAAATTTATGGATAATCCGAATTTTGCTACCAAAGAAGATTACACTAAAGCATTTATCAAAGTGTATGATGACAGCTCAATTGAGGCTGAAGTTTTAAAATAA
- a CDS encoding alpha-ketoglutarate-dependent dioxygenase AlkB family protein gives MSLFEEISDYPLNILPHDGTVHYYGKVFSKEQSDFYYDYLLNQIPWENDEAVIFGKLILTKRKVAWFGEKPFEYTYSKRTKYAKFWTPELLELKKKCEEVSGETYNSCLLNLYHDGSEGMAYHSDGETDLKKHGAIASLTFGAERKFLFKHKKTKEKTEIFLENGSLLIMKGTTQDNWLHRLPPTTKVKSPRVNLTFRTIEE, from the coding sequence ATGAGCCTGTTCGAAGAAATATCAGACTATCCTCTCAATATACTTCCACATGACGGAACCGTTCATTATTACGGAAAGGTTTTTTCTAAAGAACAATCGGATTTTTATTATGATTATCTCCTCAATCAGATTCCATGGGAAAATGATGAGGCAGTGATCTTTGGTAAATTGATTCTGACTAAAAGAAAAGTTGCCTGGTTCGGAGAAAAGCCTTTTGAATATACCTATTCGAAAAGAACAAAATATGCAAAGTTCTGGACTCCGGAATTATTAGAATTAAAAAAGAAATGTGAAGAAGTTTCGGGTGAGACTTACAATTCATGCCTGCTGAATTTATATCATGACGGAAGCGAGGGAATGGCTTACCACAGTGATGGTGAAACAGATCTGAAAAAACATGGAGCAATTGCTTCTCTGACCTTTGGAGCAGAAAGGAAATTTTTATTCAAACATAAAAAGACCAAAGAAAAGACCGAAATATTTCTGGAAAACGGAAGTCTGCTCATTATGAAAGGAACTACTCAGGATAATTGGCTTCACAGGCTTCCACCTACTACAAAAGTGAAATCTCCCAGAGTCAACCTGACCTTCAGAACAATTGAAGAATAA
- a CDS encoding HAD family hydrolase, whose product MSLKAVLFDMDGVIVDTEPLHRKAYFKTFDELEIAVSEELYTSFTGASTKRVSETLINEFNLNQTYESIAGIKRSHFKDYFYNDDEFDLIPGVKNLIEHYHENGIKLILASSATMVTINMVFEKFGLEKYFSGKISGADLKESKPHPEVFLLAAEMAGEPVENCMVIEDSTNGILAAHRAKIFCAAYRSPHSKNQDYTLADTVVTDYEELELDKISTYF is encoded by the coding sequence ATGTCTTTAAAAGCTGTTCTTTTCGATATGGATGGAGTAATTGTAGATACAGAACCATTACATAGAAAAGCTTATTTCAAAACGTTTGATGAATTGGAAATTGCGGTTTCCGAAGAATTGTATACCTCTTTTACCGGAGCATCAACCAAAAGAGTTTCTGAAACCCTGATCAATGAATTTAATTTAAATCAGACTTATGAATCCATTGCAGGAATCAAAAGATCTCATTTCAAAGATTATTTTTATAATGATGATGAATTTGATTTAATTCCGGGGGTAAAAAACCTAATTGAACATTATCATGAAAATGGAATAAAACTTATTCTGGCTTCTTCGGCTACCATGGTAACGATCAATATGGTTTTTGAAAAATTCGGATTGGAAAAATATTTCAGTGGAAAGATCAGCGGTGCCGATTTAAAAGAATCAAAACCTCATCCTGAAGTTTTTTTACTGGCTGCAGAAATGGCAGGCGAACCTGTTGAAAACTGTATGGTCATTGAGGATTCCACCAACGGGATTCTTGCCGCACATCGGGCTAAAATTTTCTGTGCGGCTTACAGAAGTCCACATTCTAAAAATCAGGATTATACATTGGCAGACACTGTAGTTACTGATTATGAGGAACTCGAACTTGATAAAATCTCTACGTATTTCTAA
- a CDS encoding BON domain-containing protein, with amino-acid sequence MKKTIAMAALAVAVSFGAISCKKKVSDADLQTQATTVVTSNPNASVEVKEGVAHLSGTFADQQSKDAMITKLKAINGVKDVMDMSTVAAAPAPAPVETSSAVDPAVQKKVQDAVKDFPSVKVEVVNGQLTLTGNVSGLQARKIKESVDALKIGKYNNNLIVK; translated from the coding sequence ATGAAAAAAACTATTGCAATGGCTGCATTAGCTGTAGCTGTATCTTTCGGTGCTATTTCTTGTAAAAAGAAAGTTTCTGATGCCGACCTTCAGACTCAGGCTACAACGGTAGTAACTTCTAATCCCAATGCTTCTGTTGAAGTAAAAGAAGGTGTAGCTCACTTAAGCGGTACTTTCGCAGACCAGCAGTCTAAAGACGCGATGATCACAAAATTAAAAGCGATCAACGGAGTAAAAGACGTAATGGATATGTCTACTGTAGCAGCTGCTCCTGCCCCTGCCCCTGTTGAAACTTCTTCTGCTGTAGATCCTGCTGTTCAGAAAAAAGTTCAGGATGCGGTGAAGGATTTCCCTTCTGTAAAGGTAGAAGTTGTAAACGGACAGCTTACTCTTACAGGAAATGTTTCCGGCCTGCAGGCTAGAAAAATCAAAGAATCTGTAGATGCTTTGAAAATCGGAAAGTATAACAACAACCTAATCGTAAAATAA
- a CDS encoding bifunctional helix-turn-helix domain-containing protein/methylated-DNA--[protein]-cysteine S-methyltransferase, with translation MSTQSQIDYNRIAKAIEYIQSNFRLQPSLEEVAENIHLSPAHFQKIFTDWAGTSPKKFLQFISLEHAKNLLKEERASLFDTAYETGFSSTSRLHDLFVKVEGMSPAEYKNGGKSLSIHYSFSESPFGNIIVASTEKGICYMAFEDDKEKAFGELKQKFPNASFTEQQDALQKNALSIFDKDWTKLNTIKLHLKGTDFQLKVWESLLTIPMGKLSTYGSLAEKIGNPKASRAVGTAIGSNPVAFLIPCHRVIQSTGNLGGYRWGSERKQLIVGWEGSQMYS, from the coding sequence ATGTCCACACAAAGTCAGATAGATTATAACAGAATTGCTAAAGCGATAGAATATATCCAGAGCAATTTCAGGCTTCAGCCAAGTTTGGAGGAAGTGGCAGAGAATATTCACTTGAGCCCCGCCCATTTTCAGAAGATCTTTACAGATTGGGCAGGAACAAGTCCGAAAAAGTTTTTGCAGTTCATCAGTCTTGAACATGCCAAAAACCTATTGAAGGAAGAAAGAGCAAGTTTGTTTGATACCGCTTATGAGACAGGATTTTCCAGTACCAGCAGGCTTCATGACCTGTTTGTAAAGGTAGAAGGTATGTCTCCGGCAGAATATAAAAATGGTGGAAAAAGCCTTAGTATTCATTACAGTTTTTCTGAAAGTCCTTTCGGAAATATAATAGTAGCTTCTACAGAAAAAGGAATCTGCTATATGGCTTTTGAAGACGATAAAGAAAAAGCATTCGGGGAGCTGAAGCAAAAGTTCCCCAATGCTTCTTTTACTGAGCAGCAAGACGCTCTTCAAAAGAACGCACTGTCCATATTCGATAAAGACTGGACCAAACTCAATACTATAAAATTACATTTAAAAGGAACCGATTTTCAACTTAAAGTATGGGAGAGCCTGTTGACTATTCCGATGGGAAAACTGTCAACGTATGGCAGCCTGGCTGAAAAAATAGGAAATCCAAAAGCTTCCAGAGCGGTAGGGACTGCTATTGGAAGTAATCCTGTCGCATTTCTTATTCCGTGTCACCGTGTTATTCAGTCTACCGGTAATCTTGGCGGATATCGCTGGGGAAGTGAAAGGAAGCAGTTGATCGTAGGTTGGGAAGGTTCACAGATGTACTCGTAA
- a CDS encoding SH3 domain-containing protein yields the protein MSELQDKYSSVVSAAQSAGIANLQVQEQDGILYVSGNASNTAAKDAVWNALGAIDSTYSASDINIDVQVAGLTSGASLTVATEDSNLNIRQEPSTEAAVVGKAAKGSSVTLIEQTSDDWWKVKTDDGQEGYAYSRYLRA from the coding sequence ATGAGCGAATTACAAGATAAATATTCAAGCGTAGTTTCAGCGGCACAGTCTGCAGGGATCGCCAATCTTCAGGTTCAGGAGCAGGACGGAATTCTTTATGTTTCCGGAAATGCTTCCAACACCGCGGCTAAAGATGCTGTATGGAATGCTTTAGGAGCTATTGATTCTACTTATTCTGCTTCAGATATCAATATTGATGTACAGGTTGCAGGTCTTACTTCAGGAGCTTCTTTAACAGTAGCAACAGAAGATTCTAACCTGAATATCAGACAGGAACCTTCTACTGAAGCTGCCGTAGTAGGTAAAGCAGCTAAAGGTTCTTCTGTAACTTTAATTGAGCAGACTTCTGATGACTGGTGGAAAGTGAAAACTGATGACGGCCAGGAAGGATATGCTTATTCAAGATATTTAAGAGCATAA
- a CDS encoding arginine decarboxylase — translation MKIKYSELIDQTLYFPTEEFNVSENNLLFHDVPLMDVVEQFGTPLKISYLPRISQNIQKAKSWFKEAFEKTGYKKNYTYCYCTKSSHFNFVLEEALKNDISIETSSAYDMDIVKSLYEKGKVDKNIEVICNGFKTDDYLTNISDMINNGFENITPILDNYRELDKLTESIDSTFNIGIRIASEEEPKFEFYTSRLGIGYKDIIPYYSQKIAEHPNARLKMLHFFINTGIKDTSYYWNELYKCLRVYARLKKIAPEVNSLNIGGGFPIKTSLNFDYDYQYMVEEIVSQIKKFCEEEGVEEPNIYTEFGSFTVGESGANLYKIISQKRQNDREKWNMIDSSFMTTLPDTWAISRHFIMLPLNRWEDSYERVFLGGLTCDSDDYYNSEQHTNAIYLPVFSDTKPLYIGFFHTGAYQETIGGYGGVHHCLMPQPRHVLIQKDENGELHYEIFREKQEPEDILKILGYK, via the coding sequence ATGAAAATAAAGTACTCGGAACTTATTGATCAGACATTATATTTTCCTACAGAGGAATTTAATGTATCTGAGAACAATTTGTTGTTTCACGACGTTCCATTGATGGATGTAGTTGAACAATTTGGCACTCCGCTAAAGATTAGCTATCTGCCGAGAATTTCTCAAAATATTCAGAAGGCCAAAAGCTGGTTTAAAGAAGCTTTTGAAAAAACCGGATATAAAAAGAATTATACCTACTGCTATTGCACAAAATCCAGTCATTTCAATTTCGTATTGGAAGAAGCCTTGAAGAATGATATTTCGATAGAAACATCTTCTGCTTATGACATGGATATTGTGAAGTCTCTTTACGAAAAAGGGAAAGTAGATAAAAACATTGAAGTAATCTGTAATGGTTTCAAAACTGATGATTATCTGACAAATATTTCAGATATGATCAACAATGGTTTTGAAAATATTACTCCGATTCTTGATAATTACAGAGAATTGGATAAACTTACGGAAAGTATCGATTCTACCTTTAATATCGGAATCAGAATCGCATCAGAGGAAGAACCGAAGTTCGAATTCTATACCTCAAGATTAGGAATCGGATATAAAGATATTATTCCTTATTACAGCCAGAAGATTGCCGAACACCCGAATGCAAGATTGAAAATGCTTCACTTCTTCATCAATACCGGGATCAAAGACACTTCTTACTACTGGAATGAATTGTATAAATGTCTTCGTGTATATGCACGTTTGAAAAAAATCGCTCCGGAAGTAAATTCATTGAATATCGGAGGTGGTTTCCCAATAAAAACTTCTTTGAACTTTGATTATGACTATCAGTATATGGTAGAAGAGATCGTTTCTCAGATTAAAAAATTCTGTGAAGAAGAAGGAGTGGAAGAACCTAATATTTATACTGAATTCGGAAGTTTTACTGTAGGGGAAAGTGGAGCGAATCTATATAAGATTATTTCTCAGAAGCGTCAGAATGACAGAGAAAAATGGAATATGATTGACTCTTCTTTCATGACCACTCTTCCTGATACTTGGGCGATTTCAAGACACTTTATCATGCTTCCGCTAAACCGTTGGGAAGATTCTTATGAAAGGGTATTTTTAGGAGGGCTTACATGTGACTCAGATGATTATTATAACTCTGAACAGCATACCAACGCAATTTATTTACCGGTTTTCAGTGATACTAAGCCATTGTATATCGGATTCTTCCATACAGGAGCGTATCAGGAAACAATCGGAGGATACGGTGGAGTACACCACTGTCTGATGCCTCAGCCGAGACACGTCCTGATCCAAAAGGATGAAAACGGTGAATTGCACTATGAAATTTTCCGCGAAAAACAGGAACCGGAAGATATATTGAAGATTCTTGGTTATAAATAA